The following proteins are co-located in the Streptosporangium brasiliense genome:
- a CDS encoding ROK family transcriptional regulator → MSRRPGTPRLLRQLNDRAALELLLSSGPLTRAELGEHTGLSKVTAGQLLARLEDRDLVAVVGEQAGGRGPNAALYGVVPSCAYVVGLDVLPDRISAGVADITGETVAEISVDPNGHDDPVRLVHSAVEKACASAGIPMTGLRAFVIGTRGVVDPRTGDVRFSFDLPSWHEGVLAGLRHDLNVPVTIENDVNLAALAERCHGAAEGMDDFVLVWAGVGQGLGVMLGGRLHRGFTGGAGEIGWLPVPGEPLPTDVGEPQSGSFQRLVGGDAVAGLAGAHGVAGDSPGDHVRTAVADGSDGFLDELAGRLAVGVAAVAVVLDPALIVLGGDVGRAGGSALAARVEEAVARVCPSQPRVVTTRVQGNPVLRGALVSALEQAREQVFSQTV, encoded by the coding sequence TTGTCCAGACGCCCGGGGACGCCCCGGCTGCTGCGCCAGCTCAATGACCGCGCGGCGCTGGAGCTCCTGCTGTCCAGCGGCCCACTCACCCGAGCTGAGCTGGGAGAACACACAGGTCTCTCCAAGGTGACGGCGGGCCAGTTGCTGGCCAGGCTGGAGGACCGCGACCTCGTCGCGGTGGTCGGCGAGCAGGCCGGCGGGCGCGGGCCCAACGCCGCGCTGTACGGCGTCGTGCCCTCGTGCGCCTACGTCGTGGGACTCGACGTGCTGCCGGACCGGATCAGCGCCGGGGTGGCCGACATCACCGGCGAGACCGTCGCCGAGATCTCGGTGGACCCCAACGGCCACGACGACCCGGTCCGGCTCGTGCACAGCGCCGTGGAGAAGGCGTGCGCGTCGGCGGGCATCCCGATGACCGGCCTGCGCGCCTTCGTGATCGGCACCCGGGGCGTCGTCGACCCCCGGACCGGCGACGTCCGCTTCTCCTTCGACCTGCCCTCCTGGCACGAGGGCGTGCTCGCCGGGCTCCGCCACGACCTCAACGTCCCCGTGACGATCGAGAACGACGTGAACCTGGCCGCGCTGGCCGAGCGCTGCCACGGCGCGGCCGAGGGCATGGACGACTTCGTGCTCGTGTGGGCGGGCGTCGGCCAGGGACTGGGAGTCATGCTCGGCGGGCGCCTGCACCGCGGCTTCACCGGCGGCGCGGGGGAGATCGGCTGGCTCCCGGTCCCCGGGGAGCCGCTCCCCACCGACGTGGGCGAACCCCAGTCCGGCTCGTTCCAGCGCCTGGTCGGCGGCGACGCCGTGGCCGGCCTGGCGGGCGCGCACGGCGTCGCCGGCGACTCGCCCGGCGACCACGTCCGTACGGCCGTCGCCGACGGATCGGACGGCTTCCTCGACGAGTTGGCCGGGCGGCTGGCGGTCGGCGTGGCGGCGGTGGCCGTGGTCCTGGACCCCGCGCTGATCGTGCTCGGCGGCGACGTCGGCCGGGCCGGCGGGAGCGCGCTCGCGGCCAGGGTCGAGGAGGCCGTGGCCAGGGTCTGCCCCAGCCAGCCGAGGGTCGTGACGACGCGGGTCCAGGGCAACCCGGTGCTGCGCGGCGCCCTGGTCTCGGCCCTGGAGCAGGCCCGCGAACAGGTATTCTCGCAAACGGTGTGA
- a CDS encoding M15 family metallopeptidase — protein MRDIVLISDPRVAAIPVEESGERLADVRGRLRVDRRLADSEGAFAHLRQGLLTRLEGAQAQLPPGYRLLVVEGYRPLAMQQRIFEEYSAELRVVFPEMSPEEICVAASRYVSPVEVAPHTAGAAVDLTLCTDDGDELDMGTPLNATPEQSGGACYTDAPGLSSEARHHRRLLGTALTAAGLVNYPTEWWHWSYGDRYWAMTTGAASAVYGPASF, from the coding sequence ATGCGAGACATCGTGCTGATCTCCGACCCCCGGGTCGCCGCGATCCCCGTCGAAGAGTCCGGGGAGCGGCTGGCCGACGTGCGCGGACGGCTGCGGGTGGACAGGCGGCTGGCCGACTCCGAGGGGGCCTTCGCCCACCTGCGGCAGGGGCTGCTGACCCGGCTGGAGGGCGCGCAGGCGCAGCTCCCGCCGGGCTACCGGCTGCTGGTCGTGGAGGGCTACCGGCCGCTGGCGATGCAGCAGCGGATCTTCGAGGAATACTCGGCGGAGCTGCGGGTGGTGTTCCCGGAGATGTCGCCCGAGGAGATCTGCGTGGCGGCGAGCCGTTACGTCTCACCGGTCGAGGTCGCCCCGCACACCGCGGGGGCGGCGGTGGACCTGACCCTGTGCACCGACGACGGGGACGAGCTCGACATGGGCACCCCGCTCAACGCCACCCCCGAGCAGAGCGGGGGCGCCTGCTACACCGACGCCCCCGGCCTGTCGTCCGAGGCCCGCCACCACCGCCGGCTCCTCGGCACCGCCCTGACGGCCGCCGGCCTGGTCAACTACCCCACCGAGTGGTGGCACTGGTCCTACGGCGACCGCTACTGGGCCATGACCACCGGGGCCGCCTCCGCCGTGTACGGCCCCGCCTCCTTCTGA
- a CDS encoding N,N-dimethylformamidase beta subunit family domain-containing protein: MTVYAYAEATSCVQGGTLGFHLARASRAPLRGSVLVEDVCADTAVSDAEFSGPLWTLDVPADLPSSLYRAVFTADDDVSEVYFAVRAARPRSPILLSIPFPTWQAYNRAGIPGESIYWTEQAGRASRVSFDRPGGGPPPERWEEGMLRWLGPAGYEVDYCSGLDLHDGSALLSGYRLLVVNGHDEYWTAGMRDSVEEFVRRGGNLAVFSGNTCWWQFRLEDGGRTMVCYRDAVTDPMAAVEPGLTTVEWSSAPVNRPENTLTGVSFRRGAGTWGPYMKLMHEESYTTRFPEHWVFDGTGLGEGDKFGRGAIGYETDACDFTEVDGVPVATGRDGTPPSFVVLATADLRHWHRYGQGGMATMGVFGLGAGTVFTASTVNWGNTLHDPAVDRITRNVLDRLSRPSAGWEAIGPECSLRALTACDSQLYGVGEDGSLYRREVSGQNLRWRRVGSGGGVVAMATPREASTTRSIGLYGLTGDGRLVYRDSDLASPWTVLGQAPSGGVGLALVDGDLWAATADGGLWRLPPETSEWILVGSGTDATALTSMNGRLYIADVAGRVRTRLPVAAPAEWSDLCGAGGCTVLTAHAGRLIGTAPGHLLRWRVPVPDL, from the coding sequence ATGACGGTCTACGCCTACGCCGAGGCCACCTCCTGCGTCCAGGGCGGCACGCTCGGCTTCCACCTCGCCCGCGCCTCCCGGGCCCCGCTGCGCGGCTCGGTCCTGGTGGAGGACGTCTGCGCGGACACGGCCGTGTCCGACGCGGAGTTCAGCGGGCCGCTGTGGACGCTCGACGTCCCCGCGGACCTGCCGAGCTCGCTCTACCGGGCGGTGTTCACCGCCGACGACGACGTCTCCGAGGTCTACTTCGCGGTGCGGGCCGCCCGCCCGCGCTCGCCGATCCTGCTGTCGATCCCGTTCCCGACCTGGCAGGCGTACAACCGGGCGGGCATCCCCGGCGAGTCCATCTACTGGACCGAGCAGGCCGGCCGGGCCTCGCGGGTCTCCTTCGACCGGCCCGGCGGCGGCCCGCCGCCCGAGCGCTGGGAGGAGGGGATGCTGCGCTGGCTCGGCCCGGCCGGATACGAGGTGGACTACTGCTCGGGGCTGGACCTGCACGACGGCTCGGCGCTCCTGTCGGGCTACCGGCTGCTGGTGGTCAACGGCCACGACGAGTACTGGACGGCGGGGATGCGCGACAGCGTCGAGGAGTTCGTCCGCCGGGGCGGCAACCTGGCGGTGTTCTCCGGCAACACCTGCTGGTGGCAGTTCCGGCTGGAGGACGGCGGGCGGACCATGGTCTGCTACCGCGACGCGGTCACCGACCCGATGGCCGCCGTGGAGCCCGGGCTCACCACGGTCGAGTGGTCCAGCGCGCCGGTGAACCGGCCGGAGAACACGCTGACGGGGGTCAGCTTCCGGCGCGGCGCCGGGACCTGGGGACCGTACATGAAGCTGATGCACGAGGAGTCCTACACCACCCGGTTCCCCGAGCACTGGGTCTTCGACGGGACCGGGCTGGGCGAGGGCGACAAGTTCGGCCGGGGCGCCATCGGCTACGAGACCGACGCCTGCGACTTCACCGAGGTGGACGGCGTCCCGGTGGCCACCGGCCGCGACGGCACCCCGCCGTCCTTCGTCGTCCTCGCCACCGCCGACCTGCGCCACTGGCACCGCTACGGCCAGGGCGGCATGGCCACCATGGGCGTCTTCGGCCTCGGCGCCGGGACGGTGTTCACCGCCTCCACCGTGAACTGGGGCAACACCCTGCACGACCCCGCCGTGGACCGGATCACCCGTAACGTGCTGGACCGGCTGTCACGCCCGTCCGCCGGGTGGGAGGCCATCGGCCCCGAGTGCTCCCTGCGGGCGCTGACCGCGTGCGACTCCCAGCTCTACGGCGTGGGCGAGGACGGCTCGCTGTACCGCAGGGAGGTCTCCGGCCAGAACCTGCGCTGGCGCCGGGTGGGCTCCGGCGGCGGCGTCGTGGCCATGGCCACCCCGCGTGAGGCGTCCACCACCAGGTCCATCGGCCTGTACGGCCTGACCGGCGACGGCCGGCTCGTCTACCGCGACTCCGATCTCGCCTCCCCCTGGACCGTGCTCGGCCAGGCGCCTTCCGGCGGGGTCGGGCTGGCCCTGGTGGACGGCGACCTGTGGGCCGCCACCGCCGACGGCGGCCTGTGGCGGCTGCCTCCGGAGACCTCCGAGTGGATCCTGGTCGGCAGCGGCACCGACGCCACCGCGCTCACCTCCATGAACGGCCGCCTCTACATCGCCGACGTGGCGGGCCGCGTCCGCACGCGCCTGCCGGTGGCGGCGCCCGCCGAGTGGAGCGACCTGTGCGGGGCGGGCGGCTGTACCGTCCTCACCGCCCACGCCGGCCGGCTGATCGGCACCGCCCCCGGCCACCTCCTCCGCTGGCGCGTCCCGGTCCCCGACCTGTAG
- a CDS encoding condensation domain-containing protein encodes MDIRFSGSRSDTAPLTWGQRAIWDTIQKTAPDDHYFNFGRVLAVPRRARPLTVERAAAALGALVERHESLRTRLGAGPSQVLGTSGAIPATVSAGDPDRLLEALAARAFDYGDEWPLRVGLVVADGTVTHIVLVFCHLAADGLGAEAAITDLRLLLLRGAVPGPPPPSPLELARWQRSERGLKVARTAAEHWEDGYRRIPPTMFDRPVAVPESPPIRRARIVSRAMDLAVQRIAAVHGASTSTVLLAGASVLVGAVTGHDVCAMLPIVGNRFRGDTANAVTTLSQEGLFVLDLRGGAAFADLLRAAKPAALRAYRSAYHDPGDRDRLTARISRERGTGIHPYCCFNDMRFIDRVDASHDERTVRQAMDETALTWPLSQERLNCRFCLHVTGEPGGLGVSLTADTRYLPRPAMERYLRDMESLLVEAAFREVLEPVG; translated from the coding sequence ATGGACATCCGGTTCTCGGGGAGCCGATCGGACACGGCGCCGCTGACCTGGGGGCAGCGGGCCATCTGGGACACGATCCAGAAGACGGCGCCGGACGACCACTACTTCAACTTCGGCCGCGTGCTCGCCGTGCCCAGGCGGGCCCGGCCGCTCACCGTGGAGCGGGCCGCCGCGGCCCTGGGTGCGCTGGTGGAGCGGCACGAGTCGCTGCGGACCAGGCTGGGGGCGGGGCCGTCCCAGGTGCTGGGGACCTCCGGCGCCATCCCGGCCACCGTGTCGGCCGGTGATCCGGACCGGCTGCTGGAGGCGCTGGCGGCCAGGGCCTTCGACTACGGGGACGAGTGGCCGCTCCGGGTCGGCCTCGTGGTCGCCGACGGGACAGTCACCCACATCGTGCTCGTCTTCTGCCACCTGGCGGCCGACGGCCTCGGCGCCGAGGCGGCGATCACGGATCTGCGGCTGCTGCTGCTCCGCGGGGCCGTACCCGGGCCGCCGCCGCCCTCGCCGCTGGAGCTGGCCCGCTGGCAGCGGTCGGAGCGGGGGCTGAAGGTCGCCCGGACCGCCGCCGAGCACTGGGAGGACGGCTACCGGCGGATCCCGCCGACCATGTTCGACCGGCCCGTGGCCGTGCCGGAGAGCCCGCCCATCCGGCGGGCGCGGATCGTCTCCCGGGCGATGGACCTGGCCGTCCAGCGGATCGCCGCCGTACACGGCGCGAGCACCTCGACCGTGCTGCTGGCCGGCGCGTCCGTGCTGGTCGGGGCCGTGACCGGGCACGACGTGTGCGCGATGCTGCCGATCGTGGGCAACCGCTTCCGCGGCGACACCGCGAACGCGGTCACCACCCTCTCCCAGGAGGGCCTGTTCGTGCTGGACCTGCGCGGCGGCGCCGCCTTCGCCGACCTGCTGCGGGCGGCCAAGCCGGCCGCGCTGCGCGCCTACCGCTCCGCCTACCACGACCCGGGCGACCGGGACCGGCTGACCGCCCGGATCAGCCGGGAACGGGGCACCGGGATCCACCCCTACTGCTGCTTCAACGACATGCGCTTCATCGACCGGGTGGACGCCTCCCACGACGAGCGGACGGTACGGCAGGCGATGGACGAGACGGCCCTGACCTGGCCGCTCAGCCAGGAGCGGCTCAACTGCCGGTTCTGCCTGCACGTGACCGGCGAGCCCGGCGGGCTGGGCGTCTCGCTGACCGCCGACACCCGCTACCTGCCCCGGCCGGCCATGGAACGCTACCTGCGCGACATGGAGTCGCTGCTGGTGGAGGCGGCGTTCCGCGAGGTGCTGGAGCCGGTGGGATGA
- a CDS encoding acyl carrier protein, with protein MVVREQLAAMVATASDGAVTAKEALAATVPLSALGVTSLAQMRLIDAVETEFGVEIDLSGDGFDLLDDLDALERYIAGAGRTGS; from the coding sequence ATGGTGGTTAGGGAACAGCTGGCCGCGATGGTGGCCACGGCGTCGGACGGCGCGGTGACGGCCAAGGAGGCGCTCGCCGCGACGGTCCCGCTGTCGGCGCTGGGGGTCACGTCCCTGGCGCAGATGCGGTTGATCGACGCGGTGGAGACCGAGTTCGGGGTCGAGATCGACCTGTCGGGCGACGGGTTCGACCTGCTGGACGACCTGGACGCGCTGGAGCGCTACATCGCCGGGGCCGGACGCACCGGCTCCTGA
- a CDS encoding MbtH family protein produces MSHRVVVNHEEQYSIWPTGRELPDGWREEGAAGSRDECLAHIDQVWTDMRPRSAREAGGV; encoded by the coding sequence ATGAGTCACCGCGTCGTGGTCAACCACGAGGAGCAGTATTCGATCTGGCCCACCGGCCGGGAGCTGCCGGACGGCTGGCGGGAGGAGGGCGCCGCCGGGAGCCGGGACGAGTGCCTGGCCCACATCGACCAGGTCTGGACTGACATGCGCCCGCGCAGCGCCAGGGAGGCCGGCGGTGTGTGA